One part of the Spiroplasma turonicum genome encodes these proteins:
- a CDS encoding valine--tRNA ligase — translation MEFKELEKKYNHIKVEKDKYKIWLDLDLFKSQEDSKKTPYSIVIPPPNVTGKLHLGHAWDGSLQDLLIRYKKLSGYDTVWIPGMDHAGIATQAKVEERLRKDNISRHDLGREKFINKVWEWKEEYSLNIRNQWSKLGLALDYSKEKFTYSKELNKIVNYVFVEMYKKGLIYRGERIINWDPKQKTALSNIEVIYKETKGKMYYFKYFFKNEDKYLTVATTRPETMFGDVCLVINPNDERYKEYINKTVINPANGKEIPVIADEYVETDFGTGIMKCTPAHDPNDFELSLKHNLELINVMSLDGTMNELTGEFNNIDRFEVRKILIDKLIKNDLVVKIEDIIHQVGYSERSGVIIEPLISKQWFVKMKSLAKNVIDLQKSDNKIKFYPNRFSTTLKTWMNNAYDWTISRQLWWGHQIPAWYNKNNDDIYVGLEEPKDIDNWYRDEDVLDTWFSSAFWPFATMEWTPNKESKLMKRYFPISVMVTGYDIIFFWVARMIFQSLEFTKSKPFNDVLLHGLIRDEKGQKMSKSLGNGVDPMDVIEEYGADSLRYFLITNSSPGQDLRYSDEKLKSTWNFINKLWNASRFVFMNSNIICTDKDYKELYFDNLTNNNLSEKWILNRLTICKQDIKKAIDQYEFSVVGKLLYSFIWDEYCSWYLELSKAQLQNDKLSSTEINNIKATLIYVLKQIILMLHPLCPFVTEEIYSSLGLLKSIMLETYDNEIFNFDDKGIENVFEIISAIREFRLEHNIKNNLQLNFNLNTKNSKLFIKSPELINYLNNVSIKLVNSTISNTLNLVEEITSLSIKDYYLEIKNENFIDKEEALKSLLEAKNKLEAELRRSESIISNDNFMKKASSEKRELELNKYKNYKLQYDSLLKKINNIH, via the coding sequence ATGGAATTTAAAGAATTAGAAAAAAAATATAATCATATTAAAGTTGAAAAAGACAAATACAAAATTTGATTGGATTTAGACTTATTTAAATCTCAAGAAGATTCTAAAAAAACACCTTATTCAATTGTTATACCTCCTCCTAACGTAACAGGTAAACTTCATTTAGGTCATGCTTGAGATGGTTCATTACAAGATCTTTTAATAAGATATAAAAAACTATCAGGATATGATACAGTATGAATACCAGGAATGGATCATGCAGGTATAGCAACTCAAGCAAAAGTTGAAGAAAGACTTAGAAAAGATAATATATCAAGACATGATTTAGGTAGAGAAAAATTTATTAATAAAGTTTGAGAATGAAAAGAAGAATACAGCTTAAACATTAGAAATCAGTGATCTAAATTAGGTTTAGCATTAGATTATTCAAAGGAAAAGTTTACATATTCAAAAGAGTTAAATAAAATTGTTAATTATGTTTTTGTAGAAATGTATAAAAAGGGTTTAATTTATAGAGGTGAAAGAATCATTAATTGAGACCCTAAGCAAAAAACTGCTCTTTCTAATATCGAAGTTATATATAAAGAAACAAAAGGAAAAATGTATTATTTTAAATATTTCTTTAAAAACGAAGATAAATATTTAACTGTTGCAACTACAAGACCTGAAACAATGTTTGGGGATGTTTGTTTAGTTATAAATCCAAATGATGAACGATATAAAGAATATATTAATAAAACTGTAATAAATCCTGCTAATGGAAAAGAAATACCGGTCATAGCTGATGAATATGTAGAAACAGACTTTGGAACCGGTATTATGAAATGTACACCAGCACATGATCCAAATGATTTTGAACTTTCATTAAAACATAATTTAGAATTAATAAATGTGATGAGTTTAGATGGTACTATGAATGAATTAACTGGTGAATTTAATAATATTGATCGTTTTGAAGTACGTAAAATACTTATAGATAAGTTAATCAAAAATGATTTGGTTGTTAAAATTGAGGATATAATTCATCAAGTTGGCTATTCAGAAAGAAGTGGAGTAATAATTGAACCATTAATTTCAAAACAATGATTTGTTAAAATGAAAAGTCTAGCAAAAAATGTTATTGACTTACAAAAAAGTGACAATAAAATTAAATTTTATCCAAATCGTTTTTCAACAACCTTAAAAACTTGAATGAATAATGCTTATGATTGAACAATATCAAGACAATTATGGTGAGGACATCAAATACCTGCTTGATACAATAAAAATAATGATGATATTTATGTTGGTTTAGAAGAACCAAAAGACATTGATAATTGATATAGAGATGAAGATGTTTTAGATACATGATTCTCAAGTGCATTTTGACCTTTTGCAACAATGGAATGAACACCAAATAAAGAATCAAAATTGATGAAGAGGTATTTTCCTATTTCTGTAATGGTTACTGGATATGATATAATCTTTTTTTGAGTTGCAAGAATGATTTTTCAATCATTAGAATTTACTAAGTCGAAACCATTTAATGATGTTTTATTACATGGTTTAATCAGAGACGAAAAAGGTCAAAAAATGAGTAAGTCTTTAGGCAATGGTGTTGACCCTATGGATGTTATTGAGGAGTATGGTGCTGATTCTTTAAGATATTTTTTAATTACAAATTCAAGTCCCGGTCAAGATTTAAGATATAGTGATGAAAAACTTAAATCTACCTGAAACTTTATAAATAAGTTATGAAATGCTTCTAGATTTGTATTTATGAATAGTAACATTATATGTACTGACAAAGATTATAAAGAGTTATACTTTGATAATTTAACAAATAATAACTTATCTGAAAAATGAATATTAAATAGACTGACTATATGCAAACAAGACATTAAAAAAGCAATTGATCAATATGAGTTTAGTGTTGTAGGAAAGTTGCTGTATAGTTTTATTTGAGATGAATATTGTTCATGATATTTAGAACTATCTAAGGCACAATTACAAAATGACAAACTAAGTTCAACTGAAATAAATAATATCAAAGCAACTTTAATTTATGTTCTAAAACAAATTATTTTAATGTTACATCCACTATGTCCTTTTGTAACCGAAGAAATATATAGTTCTTTAGGATTATTAAAATCAATTATGTTAGAAACATATGATAATGAAATATTTAATTTTGATGATAAAGGTATTGAAAATGTATTTGAAATTATTTCAGCTATTAGAGAGTTCAGATTAGAACATAATATAAAAAATAATTTACAACTTAATTTCAATTTAAATACAAAAAACTCAAAGTTATTTATAAAAAGTCCTGAATTAATCAATTATTTAAATAATGTTTCAATTAAATTAGTTAATTCTACTATTTCTAATACCTTAAATTTAGTTGAAGAAATAACTTCGTTATCAATAAAAGATTATTATTTAGAAATTAAAAATGAAAACTTTATTGATAAAGAAGAAGCTTTAAAATCATTGTTAGAAGCAAAAAATAAACTTGAGGCTGAATTAAGAAGAAGTGAAAGTATCATTAGTAATGATAATTTTATGAAAAAAGCTAGTTCTGAGAAGAGAGAATTGGAATTAAATAAGTATAAAAATTATAAATTACAATATGATTCTTTATTAAAAAAAATCAATAATATTCATTAA